CGAAACAATTCGCCGAAGCCAACTATCTCTTTGTCCAACATTTGTTTTACAGCTTCGAACGTTGTATCTCTCAATGCTAACCCTGTTCCACCATTAATTAATAATGCTTCAATGTCTTTGTTTTGATCGGCTAATCTTATGTATTCTTGAATCTCTGTAAAGTCATCTTTTGTAATCACACGTTTTAGCACGCGATGTCCTGCTTCTTGAAGGGCATGAGACATAAACTGGCCACTCTTATCTGTTTCGATTGTTCGTGTATCAGACACTGTAAGAACCATACAGCTGATGGAATGTGGGGCTTCTTTCTTATGTTCAGTTACACTCATATATATATCCCCCTATAATAAAAGTAATGATAGTTATTATTATAACAATTGAAAAGCTCTAAGGACAAAAATAAAGTGAATTAATAGCAAACAAGAAGAAAGTGAGGTAATAAATCCATATGAAAATTTATACAAAACAAGGCGATGAAGGACAAACACAATTGATCGGTAAACGAGTGAAAAAGACACATGCAAGAGTTGAAGCATACGGTACGTTAGATGAATTAAATAGTTGTATCGGTTTGGCGGTAGTCTACGCCAAGGAGGAAAAGCATGAAGATATTGTCGGTGACTTAACAACTATTCAACATGAGTTATTTGATTTAGGTGGCGATTTGGCTAACGTCACAAAAAAACAAGACTGGAAGATAGGCTTACATGCGCCAGAGAGGCTGGAGAGCTTAATAGATAAACACTGGGAGGAGGCACCGCCGATAAAAGCATTTATTCTTCCAGGGGGTGGGAAGTTATCTGCTCAACTTCACGTTTGCCGAACGATTACAAGGCGAGCTGAGAGATTAACGGTTAATTTAGAAGTAGATAGTATTCCGCCAGCGGCCTTACCATACCTAAATCGCCTGTCTGATTACTTCTTTGCTGCAGCTCGGGCTGTGAATGCTAGGAGTAGGACGGAGGATATCTTATATGAGCATGGGAATGATAAACAAGAGTAACTATTCAGCCTGAACGTTATAATGAAATTGTCGACACGAAGAAACGTCCGTTGGTTGTTAAGAAGGACCTGAAAAACGGTGACTCCTGGAGGAGGCGCCGCAGTGGTTCTAATAAACATGAACTTAAAAGACCGTCTCTTTAGACTGACCTAGTCATATGAGACAGTAATAAAACACCTTCCTAGGCTGCCATATCACCAAACTTTATTGGTGTGTGGTAGCCTAACTTTTCTTGGATACGCTCTTCGTTATAATACGTCATAAATTGATCTACACGATCCTTGACTTCTTCTAAAGACAAAGAATTGAATTTAACATACTGAAATTCTTCTGATTTCAAGTTCGAATGGAAGGACTCAATAACTGCGTTGTCCCAACAGTTTCCTCTGCGTGACATACTACTGACTAAATTCTTTTCTTTAATCCGATTTTGATAAGCATAAGAAGAATAGACACTTCCTTGATCTGAATGGATGATGACTCCTTTGGGGTTTCCTCGCTTTTCTAGTGCTTCATCTAAGGTATCAATCACCAAAGGGATTTGTTGATGAGTATAAAGCTTATAAGCCACGATTTGATTATTAAACAAGTCTATAATCGTTGATAAGTATAAAGTGTCTGGACCATATTGAATGTAGGTAATATCCGTTACCCACTTTTCGTTAGGTTTACTTGCATGAAACTCTCGCTGTAATAAGTTTGGCGCGATAACGACGGATTCCCCTTGAGATTTCCACCTTCTTTTTTGCTTTACTCTACATTGAAGATGATGTTCTTGCATGATCCGTTGAACGGTATTGCGATTTAATTTGATCTGGTAATCACGTTTTAATAGCTCCTTGATTTTACGGTGACCATATCGATACTTTGTTTTTTCGCAAAGGTAAATAATCGTTTCCTCTTCCTTAGACAACTCCACTGGTTGCGCAGATGCCCAGCGATAATAGGTCGATCTGGACACATTTAAAGCTGATAAAATAGCTGACACTGTATATTTTCCCCGTAAAGTTTGGACTAGTTGGAGGACGATTTCTTTCTCAACTCCTTTTCGATCTCCAAATACTTTTTTAAGATGTCATTTTCCTGTTTTAAATGATTCATTTGGCGTTCTTTTTTCTCTTCATCACTTGAACTATCAGGCCCATGTCCATATGAATATTGTTTTCCTATTGGTTGATCGAATCGATGAACCTGATTTTCACGATACCACTTCATCCACGTTTTGATTTGGGACACATTTTTAATCCCATACTTCTCCATGATCTCACGATTAGTAAACTGCCCACTCATCTTATCTTTCACGACTGCCCACTTAACCTCATTTGAATATACGTTTTTGCCCATGCAAAAACACCTCCGAATTAGTACTTTGTTTAAGTGTACCATTTCGAAGGTGTTTTATAGTGTCCCAATAATTTAGGTTAGTTTACTTTTAAGTAAAGTGAGAGACGGTCTTTTATTTTTAGATAAGAATTTCAATTTCAGCTTGTTCCCGAAGATCATCTAAATATAGGTCTAACTTTAATTCATTCTCAATGTCTTCTTGAATATCTTCAAATTCTCCGATTTGTGGGTTGTTCATAACGATTTCTTCATAATATTCTCTAGCCTCATCTTCACTAACTTCGTAAAGGTCTTCATCTAGGTGAGCCATTGTTTGAAGCTCTTGAACGCGTTTCATTTGACGAATATCATCTTCTAATTGCTCTAATGTGTAATTTTGCATTTCTAAAGCTTGCTCAAATTCTTCTTCTTCTTCGAATTGCTCACGCATTTGATCGAGCTCTTCTTCAACTTGCTCATCACTTACTTCGATGTTTTGAGCATCTGCTTCTTGGTTAAGTAACTCTTGATTCACAAGTAAGTCAAGGATATCTTGTTGCAGTTCTTGGATCATTGCGACATTTTCTTCATCTTCAGGATCCAAACCTTGCTGAGCTAAAAGCATTTCATATTGAGACATTTGCATTTGTAATTCTTCCATTGGTATTTCTTCTCCATTAACAATAGCAATAGGCTCGTCAGGATCTGCTTCTAAAGCTCCTTCTTCGTTCATTGCTGTTTCATTATTATTTCCGCCATCTTCTGGCACGTTCTCTGTCGTTTCATTCGTATTATTTGGGTCATTCTCTACATCATTTGTATTCTCTCCGCCACAAGCTGCTAAAACAAGCATTGTAGAAAGTGGGATAGCAAGGAAAGCTTTTTTGTCTACACGCTTCATTTTCATCATCAACCTTTCACTGTTTGTCTTACATTGGTTATCAGCTTATCATAGGCATATTGGTAATTTCAATTTTTGAATTCTATAAAAGTATGGCCTCCGAGAGGAAAGTATGTAAGGTTATGTCGATAGAAAGAAAAAAAGCTCTCCAACTGTCATATGTTGGAGAACTCTTTATAGAAAAGTATTATAATTCTATGTTTGAAACGGAGACAATATCGGTGATTTTTTGGAACTCTTCAATGACTTTTTCATCACATTCCTTATCAGTAGATAATAACATAATAGCTTTCCCGCCTTCATGTTTCCGCCCTACTTGCATCGTTGCAATATTGATATCATGTGTACCAAGCAGTAAACCGACTTTTCCTATGACACCAGGTTGGTCATTGTGCTGGATGAATAACGTATGCTTTGCAGGTTGAAAATCAAGAGAGAACTCATTAATTTGAACGATACGAGGGCCGATCTCTCTACTGAAAGTACCATAAATTTCAAGCGTGTTTTGTTCACCGATAATGGTAGCCTTAATAAAATTTGAGTAGCCGCGGGATTCACTTTCATGCTTTTCGACCACTTCTATTTCTCGCTCTTTTGCAATCCAAGAAGCGTTTACTTCATTGACATAGCCATCTATACGGTGGCGTAAAAAACCAGCTAAAAAACTTCGGTTAAACAGGCCAGTTTCTTGGTGTGAGATTTCACCAGCATAGCTAAGTTCAACCTTTTTTACCGGTTCTCTAAATAATTGGGACGTAATCTCCCCAAGACTTCTTGTTAGTTGTGTAATCGGTGCAAATTTCTCAAATACATCTGCATCTAGGTAAGGCAAGTTCAATGCATGAGGAGCAGGTTTGCCGTTTAAATAATCCATCACTTCAACAGCAACCTGTGCCGCCACATTCTTTTGGGCTTCTGTTGTAGAGGCTGCAATATGCGGTGTCGTTATAACTTCATCTAATTCTGTTAATGGGTGATTTTGCGCAGGTTCCGATTCATAAACATCGACTGCTGCTCCTCCAACATGTCCGCTTTTTATTGCTTCATATAAAGCATGTTCATCAATAATACCGCCTCTTGCGCAGTTTAATAAATAAACGCCAGGCTTTGTTTGTTGTAATGTCTCTTTATTTAACAGGCCTTTCGTTTCTTTTGTTAAAGGAGTATGAATGGAGATAAAATCACTTTGTGATAAAAGCTCGTGAAGCTCAACAGGTTTCACATGATGCTTTTCTGCACGAGATTGTGTTAAAAAAGGGTCAAATGCAAGGATGTTCATACGGAAAGCGCGAGCGCGAGCGGCTAATTCTGCTCCAATTCGACCAAATCCCAGTATGCCTAGTGTTTTGCCATAGAGCTCAGTTCCTTGGAATTTCTTACGGTCCCATCTCCCTTCTTTCATTGACTGGTTTGCTAATGGAATATTCCTTGCAAGGGAGGCGAGCATAGCAAATGTATGTTCAGCGGTAGAAATTGTATTTCCATCAGGTGCATTAATGACGACAACACCATTTGAGGTGGCAGCTTCCATATCGACATTATCCACGCCAACGCCAGCTCGGCCAATAATCTTTAAGCGAGGCATTTTTTCGATGACCTCTTTCGTCACAGTGGTGGCACTTCTGATCAGAAGGGCATCTACTTCTTCGAGTGGAGTTGTCGTTGTGGTGATTGATTCGAAAATAACATTCATAAGTGAACTATCGATTACAGGCTTTAAACCATCCTTATCCATTTGATCAGAAACAAGGACATTAAATAATTCTTTATCAGTTTTAACAGCTTGCTGTGCGTGTACCATGGTTCATCTCCTAACGTGCTAATTTTAAACTATAGTAACATGAAAGAGAGGAAACAATCTATAGGTTTAGCACATTAATTTAATAAAGTGTCGAAAAGTTCAATCAACTGTCATATAACGTAATAATATAAAATGGAATTGAAACTGCTATATGTAGCATGTAAACTTAAAAGGGGAAGGCTAGTTAAATATACAAAAGGAGACAGCCTATGTGGGAGAATATTATGCAGAAGTCAGCTCTATTTGAAGGGCTGTCAGCAGACGAATTAAGACCAGTTATTGCGATGGGGAGAAAAATACGGCTAAAAGATAAAGAAACGTTATTTTTTGAAGGTGAAGAAAAAAATGCATTTTACATATTAGGTAAAGGTACGATACTGATTAGTAAGCTGACAGAGGAAGGTAGTGAAAGTCTCATAAACGTGTTAGGGGAAGGGGAAACATTTCCGCATACCGGTTTCTTTAAAAAAACCTTTTATCCTGGGACTGCAACTGCTAAAAAAGACGTCACAGTCCTAGCTATACCGATAGACAAATTTGAACTTTTTGTTCGAGATAAACCAGAACTCATGTTTCGAATTATAGAGATGATGAACTCTAAAATCATTTATTTACAGAAGAAATTAAATGAAGTATTGTCTTTAAATGTTGCCTCACGGTTAAAAGCAGCTATGGCTTATTTACATGATACCCAGGGGAAGCATATTATTTTAACACATCAAGAATTAGGGAACATCATCGGCGCTTCACGTGAAACGGTTAGCAGACAACTTAAAAAATGGGAACGAGAAGGTTGGCTTGAAGTTAAAAAAGATAAAATCATCCTTAACTCAACGGTTGAATTATAGGCATTAAACACAGATAGAGCAACTAAAAAACCACCGGCTATGACCGGTGGCAAATCTTTAACCTATTCGAATTTTAAAGCATCGCCTTCAAACGGCTCATCCGCAATCTTAATTGAGTCGGTTGGGCATCCGTCCAACGCATCCTCCATATCTTCATGAAGCTCCTCGGGAACTTCTTTCGTTCCTTGATTATCATCCAGAATTACCCATGCAATGCCATCATCATCATAATCATAAATATCTGGAGCAGCAGCTCCACATGCTCCACAGGCGATGCAGGTGTCTTTGTCTACAATCGTGTACTTTGCCATAACAAAAGCCTCCCATTAAAAGTATTATATGAACCCTTCATGATTCTCTCTATAGAGTGTATTCAAATCATCGATAAACCAACTCGGAAAACACGAGGGGATACTATCCAATCATACCAATTTGTGTTCTAAGATCTATCGATAGTTTTGAACGCTCTTTATATAAAAAAGGGTGTTTTAACCAAGAACAAATTCACAAGAAGTTTGTTCTTCCTATTCTACATTGTAAATGTTCTCACTTAACATTTCAATAAAAAAATAATTGAGAATGCTTATCAGCAAAGGGTTTTGCTAGCTTAGCAACTGTTCATCAATTATACTTATGAGGATAGAGAGAGGAGAAAAGTAATGAATTTTCTTCAATTTTTAATTTTACAGCTTCTTCATAAATGTCGAGGTGAAAAAAGCTTAAATGGTGTTATTCATCTTTTAAAAGGGAAACGATCAGCCCAAACAATTCAAGATATTATGCTCTTTAATTTACAATCTTATGCAGCTATGTTAAAGCAATGGGGATTTAGTGAGTTAGATAACAATGTCACTGAATTGAAAGTGAAAGGTTGGATAAGTGACACTGATAAAGTAGCGCTACTCACTGAAGAGGGTATTAAAAAGATGAAGCACGCCTCCTTGCAATATGAGATACCTCCCCAGTTTAACGGGTTAAAATATGAATGGGACAATACTGCTGAGCATGTGTGGCAAAGTATAGCTTTACTTGTTCAATCAATTTCTTATTTGAAAATGAATCACTCAATGTTTATACCAATTAGTTATCATCATTCAGCACAGACTACTGTAAGAAAGATAGTGTTGAACCACGGC
The genomic region above belongs to Bacillus sp. A301a_S52 and contains:
- a CDS encoding MogA/MoaB family molybdenum cofactor biosynthesis protein: MSVTEHKKEAPHSISCMVLTVSDTRTIETDKSGQFMSHALQEAGHRVLKRVITKDDFTEIQEYIRLADQNKDIEALLINGGTGLALRDTTFEAVKQMLDKEIVGFGELFRYLSYELDIGPAAMLSRATAGIRGCTAIFSTPGSSGAVKLAMEKLIIPELSHVIREVNKDRK
- a CDS encoding cob(I)yrinic acid a,c-diamide adenosyltransferase; translated protein: MKIYTKQGDEGQTQLIGKRVKKTHARVEAYGTLDELNSCIGLAVVYAKEEKHEDIVGDLTTIQHELFDLGGDLANVTKKQDWKIGLHAPERLESLIDKHWEEAPPIKAFILPGGGKLSAQLHVCRTITRRAERLTVNLEVDSIPPAALPYLNRLSDYFFAAARAVNARSRTEDILYEHGNDKQE
- a CDS encoding IS3 family transposase (programmed frameshift) encodes the protein MGKNVYSNEVKWAVVKDKMSGQFTNREIMEKYGIKNVSQIKTWMKWYRENQVHRFDQPIGKQYSYGHGPDSSSDEEKKERQMNHLKQENDILKKVFGDRKGVEKEIVLQLVQTLRGKYTVSAILSALNVSRSTYYRWASAQPVELSKEEETIIYLCEKTKYRYGHRKIKELLKRDYQIKLNRNTVQRIMQEHHLQCRVKQKRRWKSQGESVVIAPNLLQREFHASKPNEKWVTDITYIQYGPDTLYLSTIIDLFNNQIVAYKLYTHQQIPLVIDTLDEALEKRGNPKGVIIHSDQGSVYSSYAYQNRIKEKNLVSSMSRRGNCWDNAVIESFHSNLKSEEFQYVKFNSLSLEEVKDRVDQFMTYYNEERIQEKLGYHTPIKFGDMAA
- a CDS encoding SurA N-terminal domain-containing protein, which produces MKRVDKKAFLAIPLSTMLVLAACGGENTNDVENDPNNTNETTENVPEDGGNNNETAMNEEGALEADPDEPIAIVNGEEIPMEELQMQMSQYEMLLAQQGLDPEDEENVAMIQELQQDILDLLVNQELLNQEADAQNIEVSDEQVEEELDQMREQFEEEEEFEQALEMQNYTLEQLEDDIRQMKRVQELQTMAHLDEDLYEVSEDEAREYYEEIVMNNPQIGEFEDIQEDIENELKLDLYLDDLREQAEIEILI
- a CDS encoding phosphoglycerate dehydrogenase, with the protein product MVHAQQAVKTDKELFNVLVSDQMDKDGLKPVIDSSLMNVIFESITTTTTPLEEVDALLIRSATTVTKEVIEKMPRLKIIGRAGVGVDNVDMEAATSNGVVVINAPDGNTISTAEHTFAMLASLARNIPLANQSMKEGRWDRKKFQGTELYGKTLGILGFGRIGAELAARARAFRMNILAFDPFLTQSRAEKHHVKPVELHELLSQSDFISIHTPLTKETKGLLNKETLQQTKPGVYLLNCARGGIIDEHALYEAIKSGHVGGAAVDVYESEPAQNHPLTELDEVITTPHIAASTTEAQKNVAAQVAVEVMDYLNGKPAPHALNLPYLDADVFEKFAPITQLTRSLGEITSQLFREPVKKVELSYAGEISHQETGLFNRSFLAGFLRHRIDGYVNEVNASWIAKEREIEVVEKHESESRGYSNFIKATIIGEQNTLEIYGTFSREIGPRIVQINEFSLDFQPAKHTLFIQHNDQPGVIGKVGLLLGTHDINIATMQVGRKHEGGKAIMLLSTDKECDEKVIEEFQKITDIVSVSNIEL
- a CDS encoding Crp/Fnr family transcriptional regulator, which translates into the protein MWENIMQKSALFEGLSADELRPVIAMGRKIRLKDKETLFFEGEEKNAFYILGKGTILISKLTEEGSESLINVLGEGETFPHTGFFKKTFYPGTATAKKDVTVLAIPIDKFELFVRDKPELMFRIIEMMNSKIIYLQKKLNEVLSLNVASRLKAAMAYLHDTQGKHIILTHQELGNIIGASRETVSRQLKKWEREGWLEVKKDKIILNSTVEL
- a CDS encoding ferredoxin → MAKYTIVDKDTCIACGACGAAAPDIYDYDDDGIAWVILDDNQGTKEVPEELHEDMEDALDGCPTDSIKIADEPFEGDALKFE